A stretch of the Sulfurimonas sp. HSL-1656 genome encodes the following:
- a CDS encoding MBL fold metallo-hydrolase, with protein sequence MKLTFLGTSAGKPTKERNVTALALQMEQEPRWYLFDCGEGTQHQLLRTRPSVGKLAAIFITHMHGDHIFGLPGLLASKRMDRAFRPLRIYGPRGIAAFIHCFTETDADYLGYDLQIIEYTPGEQFIFDRFRVTVLPLVHSIESHAFLIRENDTANRLDEAKLRSEGLEPSPLYGELKRGLTVTHEGRVYEPQAYMLEPVRGRSLLIAGDNAEPSVLGEALEGLDLLVHECTYTQAIYDSLVEKQLHTTARDLGRAAGAAGVGALIATHISPRFGRGSPHELSEIELEVRSAYDGPLFIAEDFDVFYLGRDGRIGKEE encoded by the coding sequence ATGAAACTGACCTTCCTTGGAACGAGCGCGGGGAAACCGACAAAGGAGCGCAACGTTACAGCGCTGGCACTGCAGATGGAGCAGGAGCCCCGGTGGTACCTCTTCGACTGCGGGGAGGGGACCCAGCACCAGCTGCTGCGCACGCGCCCCTCCGTCGGAAAACTGGCCGCGATCTTCATCACCCACATGCACGGCGACCACATCTTCGGGCTACCGGGCCTGCTGGCCTCCAAGCGGATGGACCGGGCCTTCCGGCCGCTGCGCATTTACGGTCCCAGGGGAATCGCCGCATTCATTCACTGCTTTACGGAGACCGACGCCGACTACCTCGGGTACGACCTGCAGATCATCGAGTACACGCCGGGGGAGCAGTTTATCTTTGACCGCTTCCGCGTCACCGTTTTGCCCCTGGTGCACTCCATCGAGAGCCACGCCTTCCTGATCAGGGAGAACGACACCGCCAATCGGCTCGACGAGGCGAAGCTGCGCAGTGAAGGCCTGGAACCCTCCCCGCTCTACGGGGAGCTGAAAAGGGGGCTGACCGTCACCCATGAGGGGCGGGTCTACGAACCGCAGGCGTATATGCTGGAACCGGTGCGGGGACGTTCACTTCTTATCGCCGGGGACAATGCGGAGCCTTCCGTACTGGGCGAGGCGCTGGAGGGGCTCGACCTGCTCGTGCACGAATGCACCTATACCCAGGCGATCTACGACAGCCTCGTCGAAAAACAGCTGCATACGACGGCCCGCGATCTTGGGCGCGCGGCGGGCGCTGCCGGTGTCGGCGCGCTCATCGCGACGCACATCAGCCCCCGGTTCGGCAGGGGCAGCCCCCATGAATTAAGCGAAATAGAACTGGAGGTCCGTTCAGCCTACGACGGCCCCTTGTTCATTGCCGAAGATTTCGACGTGTTCTACCTGGGGCGTGACGGCCGAATCGGAAAAGAGGAATAA
- a CDS encoding flavin reductase, whose translation MLINYDAANAGDIYKLMSQSIIPRPIAWVVTESGSVVNVAPFSYFTGLSSKELEAHVSEAEQFAIPHTRPVPGYPPMIEGAPIAFFCDFHSEVDLGESKTIPLIVEIKAQFVDDACIPDKERMTIIFDPIARIGKSYAHIGEERTPPPIP comes from the coding sequence ATGCTCATTAACTATGACGCTGCAAATGCCGGTGATATCTACAAACTGATGTCGCAATCCATCATCCCCCGCCCCATCGCCTGGGTCGTCACCGAGAGCGGCAGCGTCGTGAACGTGGCGCCCTTCAGCTACTTCACCGGCCTCTCCTCCAAGGAGCTCGAAGCCCACGTCAGCGAAGCCGAGCAGTTCGCCATTCCCCATACGCGTCCCGTACCGGGGTACCCGCCGATGATCGAGGGTGCCCCCATCGCCTTTTTCTGCGACTTTCACAGCGAAGTCGACCTGGGCGAGAGCAAAACGATCCCGCTTATCGTCGAGATCAAGGCGCAATTCGTCGACGACGCCTGCATCCCTGACAAAGAGCGTATGACGATCATCTTCGACCCCATCGCCCGCATCGGCAAAAGCTACGCCCATATCGGCGAAGAGCGCACACCGCCGCCGATCCCCTGA
- a CDS encoding DUF3488 and transglutaminase-like domain-containing protein — protein MRFLPIWRSTDPAAKQPGRIVSRLQSWSASRELFLLDLAYLAVITPLLLLLKAPMLLFLLLVLVLLLAGKKGSTATLLLVAMTGLLAVFFSIYGAFNFAGLSRLKLFVELILYLLLLAVSLQRLTRTINFYLLISPVLLLALSLFFFDSIAMLGYVVFEVFVLLWLMLAHRTGADPLFSLRITGMLFALSLPWVVLLFFFFPRISFEHASYGFRGDDITRTGHDGTMRMDSAALLVPSERIVMEVGFQGTIPADGQLYFRGSVLYRDKKDHWEPLPSYVRRAFIPAQNAQRGMYGSAQQVTAYKVSLYPTHKQWLYLLDLPLEAPEGATINADFETTLKKPIEEPQRYDAGSALVYRYGGRTERTVLYYALDVNRSAHPRSAKAADTLAAANPDPEQRLGALLRFFRDQNLTYSLRPEPLDLNHTADSFLFDKRKGYCVHFAGAFVTFSRLAGLPARVVTGYKADRKNSVNNYLAVKERDAHAWAEVYAGGRWQRVETTATASFIDNESAELLRQTGTLEDNSDRLTRLNLYLLYVKYQVETWVLQYSHFRQMRLLEKIKTNPLFAAKLAAAFALLVLASAALFLWLRRPRCGNRLLCLLRPLLTRLQRSGFVREEGETLHTFFTRYLAAHPGSALADVDRLYHRQQYGRNEEDAVQFKKAIRAFLREKPAKGSSDAH, from the coding sequence ATGCGATTCTTACCTATCTGGCGCTCTACTGATCCCGCTGCAAAACAGCCGGGACGCATCGTCTCCAGGCTGCAGAGTTGGAGCGCTTCGCGCGAGCTCTTTTTGCTGGACCTCGCCTACCTCGCCGTCATCACGCCTCTGTTGCTGCTGCTCAAAGCCCCGATGCTGCTTTTCTTATTGCTCGTGCTCGTGCTCCTGCTCGCCGGGAAAAAGGGGAGTACGGCGACCCTCCTGCTCGTCGCCATGACCGGCCTGCTTGCGGTCTTTTTCTCCATTTACGGGGCCTTCAACTTCGCGGGCCTCTCAAGGCTGAAACTCTTCGTCGAACTGATCCTCTACCTGCTGCTGCTCGCCGTCAGCCTGCAGCGGCTCACCCGCACGATCAACTTCTACCTGCTCATCTCCCCCGTACTGCTGCTGGCCCTTTCGCTCTTCTTTTTCGACTCCATCGCGATGCTCGGCTACGTCGTTTTCGAGGTCTTCGTGCTGCTGTGGCTGATGCTCGCGCACCGCACCGGGGCCGATCCCCTCTTCAGCCTCCGGATCACGGGAATGCTCTTCGCTCTCTCCCTGCCCTGGGTCGTGCTGCTCTTTTTCTTCTTCCCCCGCATCTCCTTTGAGCACGCCTCCTACGGTTTCCGGGGCGACGACATCACCCGCACCGGCCACGACGGCACGATGCGCATGGACAGCGCCGCCCTGCTCGTACCCTCCGAACGCATCGTCATGGAAGTGGGGTTCCAGGGCACGATTCCTGCCGACGGGCAGCTCTATTTCCGCGGCAGCGTCCTCTACCGCGACAAAAAAGATCACTGGGAGCCCCTTCCCTCCTATGTCCGGAGGGCCTTTATTCCGGCACAGAATGCCCAAAGAGGAATGTACGGTTCCGCACAGCAGGTCACGGCCTACAAGGTGTCGCTCTACCCGACCCACAAGCAGTGGCTCTACCTCCTCGACCTGCCGCTGGAAGCCCCGGAGGGGGCCACGATCAACGCCGACTTCGAAACGACGCTGAAGAAGCCCATTGAGGAGCCCCAGCGCTACGATGCGGGATCGGCCCTGGTCTACCGCTACGGCGGTAGGACGGAGCGCACCGTGTTGTACTATGCACTCGACGTCAACCGAAGCGCCCATCCCCGCAGCGCAAAGGCTGCCGATACGCTCGCGGCAGCCAACCCCGACCCGGAACAGCGCCTCGGCGCCCTGTTGCGCTTTTTCCGTGACCAGAACCTCACCTACAGTCTGCGCCCGGAGCCCCTCGACCTCAACCATACGGCCGACAGTTTCCTCTTCGACAAACGCAAGGGGTACTGCGTCCATTTCGCCGGCGCCTTCGTCACCTTCTCAAGGCTCGCGGGCCTTCCCGCCCGCGTCGTCACCGGCTACAAAGCCGACCGCAAGAACAGTGTCAACAACTACCTCGCCGTCAAGGAGCGTGACGCCCATGCCTGGGCCGAGGTCTACGCCGGCGGCCGCTGGCAGCGTGTCGAGACGACGGCAACAGCCTCTTTCATTGACAACGAGAGCGCAGAGCTGCTGCGCCAGACCGGTACCCTCGAGGACAACAGCGACCGCCTCACCCGCCTGAACCTCTACCTGCTCTATGTCAAGTACCAGGTGGAAACCTGGGTGCTGCAGTACAGCCACTTCCGGCAGATGCGGCTGCTTGAAAAGATCAAAACGAACCCGCTCTTTGCCGCCAAACTCGCCGCCGCCTTTGCCCTGCTCGTGCTGGCCAGTGCGGCACTCTTCCTCTGGCTGCGCCGTCCGCGCTGCGGCAACAGGCTGCTCTGCCTGTTGCGCCCGCTGCTCACACGACTGCAGCGCAGCGGCTTCGTACGGGAAGAGGGGGAGACCCTGCATACGTTTTTCACGCGCTACCTCGCGGCCCACCCCGGCAGCGCTCTGGCCGACGTCGACCGCCTCTACCACCGGCAGCAGTACGGCAGGAACGAAGAGGATGCAGTACAATTCAAAAAAGCCATCCGCGCCTTTCTGCGCGAAAAACCCGCCAAAGGAAGCTCCGATGCTCATTAA
- a CDS encoding DUF58 domain-containing protein: MRKRVRQRATRFSLLVVVLLFGLFLEAYMHNFNLVYITLFFVFASAFAAGPLGLRNLGCLEAEPSGCERLFARRSAQCHFKIRNTSALGAWAVELHGAGSVQPLPEIPPHTTVTATLPLAPERRGRFEAGPCTLQSLFPLSTVRFVLEIAKSCEHIVFPEPKGEPLRSFLLRRRSPFGDETDFEGLRSYSGAESPSRIHWPSVARGELAVKHFDREQRTETLRFEFLRSGRDDESRLSQLTLWTLECEAARLPFSILMPRRELDSKKEGIDAILTYLALY, encoded by the coding sequence ATGCGTAAACGCGTCCGCCAGCGGGCAACGCGTTTCAGCCTCCTTGTCGTCGTCCTGCTGTTCGGCCTCTTTCTCGAGGCCTATATGCACAACTTCAACCTCGTCTATATCACCCTCTTTTTCGTCTTTGCCAGCGCCTTTGCCGCCGGGCCGCTCGGACTGCGCAACCTCGGCTGCCTCGAAGCGGAACCCAGCGGCTGCGAACGGCTCTTCGCACGCCGCAGTGCACAGTGCCACTTCAAGATCCGCAACACCTCCGCCCTGGGGGCCTGGGCCGTGGAGCTCCACGGGGCGGGAAGCGTCCAACCCCTGCCGGAGATCCCCCCGCATACGACCGTGACCGCTACGCTGCCGCTCGCCCCGGAACGGCGCGGCCGCTTTGAAGCCGGCCCCTGCACGCTGCAGAGCCTCTTTCCCCTCTCGACGGTCCGTTTCGTCCTCGAGATCGCCAAAAGCTGCGAACACATCGTCTTCCCCGAACCCAAAGGCGAACCCCTGCGCAGCTTCCTGCTGCGGCGCCGATCCCCCTTCGGCGACGAAACCGATTTCGAGGGGCTGCGCAGCTACAGCGGTGCGGAGAGCCCTTCGCGTATCCACTGGCCCTCCGTCGCCAGGGGGGAACTCGCCGTCAAGCACTTCGACCGGGAGCAGCGGACGGAGACACTCCGGTTCGAATTCCTGCGCAGCGGCAGGGACGACGAAAGCCGCCTGTCGCAGCTGACCCTCTGGACCCTCGAATGCGAAGCGGCACGGCTCCCTTTCAGCATCCTCATGCCCCGCAGGGAACTCGACAGCAAAAAGGAGGGGATCGATGCGATTCTTACCTATCTGGCGCTCTACTGA
- a CDS encoding AAA family ATPase, which produces MNETIAPEFLPLVDAVEAHLLGKRHAITLTLAAFFAGGHVLLEDIPGVGKTTLAKTFANVMGLDFGRIQFTGDLLPSDILGVSYFDQESGKFVLKKGPIFTQFLLADEINRSMPKTQSALLEAMEEHHVTIDGKSHDLKEPFFVIATQNPHEEVGTFALPHSQLDRFLCSFGIGYPDKEAEREVLLGGGSRAGAAVPLIDAAAVRGTMEAVQNVHLSPMLLDYLQSLIAYTRDSGRFVYGLSTRGALAMAAMTRAWAHLHGRDYALPDDVQAVAGEVCLHRLAFKEGVTTLSRLRHELFSHVSADA; this is translated from the coding sequence ATGAATGAGACCATCGCCCCGGAATTCCTGCCCCTTGTCGACGCCGTCGAAGCCCACCTGCTGGGCAAACGCCATGCCATTACCCTGACGCTCGCCGCCTTCTTCGCCGGGGGGCACGTCCTGCTCGAGGATATCCCCGGCGTCGGGAAGACGACCCTTGCCAAAACCTTCGCGAACGTCATGGGGCTCGATTTCGGGCGCATCCAGTTCACCGGGGACCTACTCCCCTCGGACATCCTCGGGGTAAGCTACTTCGACCAGGAGAGCGGCAAGTTCGTCCTGAAAAAGGGACCAATTTTCACCCAGTTCCTTCTCGCCGACGAGATCAACCGCTCAATGCCCAAGACCCAGTCGGCGCTGCTCGAGGCGATGGAAGAGCACCACGTCACCATCGACGGCAAAAGCCACGATCTCAAAGAGCCCTTCTTCGTCATCGCGACCCAGAACCCCCACGAAGAGGTCGGCACCTTCGCCCTGCCCCACTCCCAGCTGGACCGTTTCCTCTGCTCGTTCGGGATCGGCTACCCCGACAAGGAAGCGGAACGCGAAGTACTGCTGGGCGGCGGCAGCCGCGCCGGCGCGGCCGTGCCGCTGATCGACGCCGCGGCGGTCAGGGGGACGATGGAGGCCGTGCAGAACGTCCACCTCAGCCCGATGCTGCTGGACTACCTCCAGTCGCTCATCGCCTACACCCGCGACAGCGGCCGCTTCGTCTACGGCCTCTCGACCCGCGGCGCCCTGGCCATGGCCGCGATGACCCGCGCCTGGGCGCACCTGCACGGACGCGACTATGCCCTCCCCGACGACGTCCAGGCCGTGGCCGGCGAAGTCTGTCTCCACCGCCTCGCCTTCAAAGAGGGCGTCACGACCCTCTCACGCCTCCGCCATGAGCTCTTTTCGCACGTTTCGGCGGATGCGTAA
- a CDS encoding YeeE/YedE thiosulfate transporter family protein, with protein sequence MIRRIPWWVGGLLMALLLMFTFSVFGADRPIGASTYVPYFAGLLFNLDPEQYGYLKEIDSAGAWEGVMLLGALVGGFVTSVFITKSFRFSIIPTAWKKYKNGSVVSRLSWSFASGFFMIIGARLAGGCTSGHFLSGMSQTAISAMIFGGIVMATLLITGRLFYKKEAQDV encoded by the coding sequence ATGATCAGGCGTATTCCCTGGTGGGTCGGCGGTCTGCTGATGGCGCTGCTGCTGATGTTCACTTTTTCCGTTTTCGGGGCGGACCGCCCCATCGGCGCTTCGACTTATGTCCCCTATTTTGCGGGGCTTCTCTTTAACCTTGACCCGGAACAGTACGGCTATCTCAAAGAGATCGACAGTGCCGGTGCCTGGGAGGGCGTGATGCTGCTGGGCGCACTGGTCGGCGGGTTCGTCACCTCGGTCTTTATCACCAAGAGCTTCCGTTTCAGCATCATTCCGACGGCATGGAAAAAGTACAAGAACGGCTCCGTCGTCTCCCGCCTCTCCTGGAGCTTCGCGAGCGGCTTTTTCATGATCATCGGCGCGCGCCTGGCCGGGGGGTGCACCAGCGGGCACTTCCTGAGCGGCATGAGCCAGACGGCGATCAGCGCGATGATCTTCGGCGGCATCGTGATGGCGACCCTGCTCATTACGGGACGTCTCTTCTACAAGAAGGAGGCACAGGATGTTTGA
- a CDS encoding YeeE/YedE thiosulfate transporter family protein: MFERIMGMFETVANEGHGSIALVFVIGILFGGIIQYSRVDKFEKIAGFAMLRDTVVPKMLFLAVGVASIGLYFMIEAGWAHYHIKPILLGGLIIGGVIFGVSMAIFGKCPGTGPVSIAEGRIDVLVGAIGGLLGGLVFTLFYEPLFKPLMGPDLGKSTLTGVAGDFGSVTILVFGIALVAVSILIPLRQEFDEADLKRLG; this comes from the coding sequence ATGTTTGAGCGTATCATGGGGATGTTCGAAACGGTTGCGAACGAGGGGCACGGCTCTATCGCGCTCGTCTTTGTCATCGGGATCCTCTTCGGGGGGATCATCCAGTACAGCCGTGTCGACAAGTTCGAGAAGATCGCCGGGTTCGCGATGCTGCGCGATACGGTCGTGCCGAAGATGCTCTTCCTGGCCGTAGGCGTAGCAAGCATCGGGCTATACTTTATGATCGAAGCGGGGTGGGCGCACTACCACATCAAACCGATCCTGCTCGGCGGGCTCATTATCGGCGGGGTGATCTTCGGCGTCTCCATGGCGATCTTCGGCAAATGCCCGGGAACGGGCCCCGTATCCATCGCCGAGGGTCGGATCGACGTCCTCGTCGGGGCCATCGGCGGGCTGCTCGGCGGGCTCGTCTTTACCCTCTTCTATGAGCCGCTCTTCAAGCCCCTCATGGGGCCGGACCTCGGCAAAAGTACCCTTACCGGCGTCGCCGGCGATTTCGGCAGCGTCACCATCCTTGTTTTCGGGATCGCGCTGGTCGCCGTGAGCATCCTGATCCCGCTGCGGCAGGAGTTCGACGAAGCGGACCTCAAGCGGCTCGGTTGA
- a CDS encoding HAMP domain-containing sensor histidine kinase — protein MNELEKRSFYSFLGLYIVSSFLFILLAGFWYYTAQKHAFENNEHYRLEHIADRIGTAIIMAHMHGTPLQIPELQGRDIRIALIGTDGRLVSGELPAGLLPDGPDYREYTGRMVLVSDAPKEHLQIRYVIVSSDALFGVLSELREVVLAMMAAIALLAATVAWTLSKLFMRPLHQRVVQTERFVSDVTHELNTPVTALSMAAEQLLSAGRCSEKTLRNITASTRQLYDIYRSLTYLNFAREPETPHAIDLAGVAEKSSAYYRPLMESKQQTLSLQTHPLYFAIPEAEAQLLLGNLIGNAVKYSPPGATVHLEMNAGCLIVRDEGMGIAPEQQHRIFEQFTRATEIGGGFGVGLSIVKRICDAYGITLTLDSAEGKGTQFRLCFPQEASGV, from the coding sequence ATGAATGAACTCGAAAAGCGCTCCTTCTACTCTTTCCTGGGACTCTATATCGTCTCGTCCTTTCTCTTTATCCTGCTGGCGGGTTTTTGGTACTACACGGCCCAGAAACACGCTTTCGAGAACAACGAGCACTACCGGCTGGAGCACATCGCGGACCGCATCGGCACGGCGATCATCATGGCCCATATGCATGGCACCCCCCTGCAGATTCCCGAACTGCAGGGCAGGGATATCCGCATCGCTCTGATCGGGACGGACGGTCGGCTTGTCTCGGGGGAACTTCCCGCAGGGCTCCTTCCCGACGGCCCCGACTACCGCGAATACACCGGACGGATGGTCCTCGTCTCCGACGCCCCCAAGGAGCACCTGCAGATCCGCTATGTCATCGTCAGTTCCGACGCGCTCTTCGGGGTGCTCTCAGAGCTGCGCGAGGTCGTGCTGGCGATGATGGCCGCCATCGCCCTGCTCGCCGCGACCGTCGCCTGGACCCTTTCCAAACTCTTTATGCGCCCCTTGCACCAGCGCGTCGTCCAGACCGAGCGGTTCGTCAGCGACGTCACCCATGAGCTCAACACCCCCGTGACCGCCCTCTCCATGGCGGCCGAACAGCTCCTGAGCGCCGGACGTTGCAGCGAGAAGACCCTGCGCAACATCACGGCAAGTACACGGCAGCTCTATGACATCTACCGCTCGCTGACCTACCTCAATTTCGCGCGCGAACCTGAGACCCCCCACGCCATCGACCTGGCCGGTGTGGCGGAAAAAAGCTCGGCCTACTACCGGCCGCTGATGGAGAGCAAACAGCAGACCCTTTCCCTTCAGACGCACCCGCTGTACTTTGCCATTCCCGAGGCGGAAGCGCAGCTGCTGCTGGGCAACCTCATCGGCAATGCCGTCAAGTACTCCCCGCCGGGAGCGACGGTACATCTGGAGATGAATGCGGGGTGTCTCATTGTCAGGGATGAGGGGATGGGGATTGCGCCCGAGCAGCAGCACAGGATCTTCGAGCAGTTCACCCGCGCCACGGAAATAGGCGGGGGGTTTGGGGTGGGGCTCTCCATCGTCAAACGGATCTGCGACGCCTACGGCATCACGCTGACGCTCGATTCAGCGGAGGGGAAGGGGACACAGTTCCGCCTCTGCTTCCCGCAAGAAGCGTCAGGGGTATAA
- a CDS encoding response regulator transcription factor, with product MRILLLEDDPVLSDIVGDYLAEHYETDRAYTSDEASALIAQKHYDLFIFDINVPGRNGIALLRGLRGMNVTTPAILVTAYEDTARLKAGFDAGAHDYIRKPFALEELRLRIENSKRLFNIEQREKIRLGDDCLYDPDAKRIETEQGRQSLAPKEAAMLEYFLAHPGRTLSTEELVQNLWEYDQLPSDATLRSHIRRLRELIGSERITTVRGIGYRYE from the coding sequence ATGCGCATACTGCTGCTCGAAGACGACCCCGTACTCTCCGACATCGTCGGTGACTACCTCGCGGAGCATTACGAGACGGACCGGGCCTATACTTCCGACGAGGCGTCGGCCCTGATTGCGCAAAAGCACTATGACCTCTTTATTTTCGACATCAATGTCCCCGGCCGGAACGGCATCGCCCTGCTGCGGGGCCTGCGCGGAATGAACGTCACCACCCCCGCCATCCTCGTCACCGCCTACGAAGACACCGCACGGCTCAAGGCCGGATTCGATGCCGGTGCCCACGACTACATCCGCAAACCCTTCGCCCTCGAAGAGCTGCGACTCCGTATCGAGAACAGCAAACGCCTCTTCAACATCGAGCAGCGGGAGAAAATCCGTCTCGGCGACGACTGCCTGTACGACCCCGATGCCAAACGCATCGAAACGGAACAGGGTCGTCAATCCCTGGCGCCGAAAGAGGCGGCGATGCTGGAGTACTTCCTCGCCCACCCGGGGCGTACTCTCTCCACGGAGGAGCTGGTGCAGAACCTCTGGGAGTACGACCAGCTTCCCAGCGATGCGACCCTGCGTTCGCACATACGCCGCCTGCGCGAGCTGATCGGCAGCGAGCGCATCACCACCGTGCGCGGCATAGGGTACCGCTATGAATGA
- a CDS encoding SHOCT domain-containing protein — MHTFGMGWMGLWWLLPFIIIVAVLYVATGRDGRSRRSRALEILEERLARGEIDIGTYERLKAELTEND; from the coding sequence ATGCATACCTTCGGCATGGGCTGGATGGGACTGTGGTGGCTGCTGCCTTTCATCATTATCGTCGCCGTGCTTTACGTGGCAACCGGACGCGACGGCCGCAGCCGCCGCTCCCGGGCCCTGGAGATCCTCGAGGAACGCCTCGCCCGCGGGGAGATCGACATCGGTACCTACGAACGCCTCAAGGCGGAGTTGACCGAAAACGACTGA
- a CDS encoding copper-translocating P-type ATPase, whose amino-acid sequence MEHDHMTHHEHAHAHDHSEHAGHGHGGMGHMHHMEEMRRRFIVSLIVTVPILLFSPMLQSWAGFRIDFPYRDVATALLSTFIYLYGGKPFLTMTLDELKARRPGMMTLISMAITVAYGYSVSTLFFPGGKAFFWELATLIDVMLIGHYIEAKSILGASNALEDLVRLMPKTATRLNRDGTSESVDVSALQPGDLILVRPGENIAADGTVEAGESTVNEALLTGESKPVFKTAGATLFMGALNLDGALRVRIDKAGSESYLSQVIALVKEAQQSRSHTQDLANRAAGWLFYAALAAGSATFAVWAALVSPADAVLRSVTVLIIACPHALGLAVPLVVAISTSLAAKSGILIRNRQAFEALRGIDTICFDKTGTVTEGRLAVTRTAATEDDNTMLAYAAALERDSEHSIARAVTAYADAQGLRPMQAEAFKAIPGIGASAQVDGHAVMIGGPQLLEREGFEIPPPLRQFEQTASTTVWVVVDRRTVGVILLDDKIRDTSADAVAALKLLGIRSWMLTGDNEAVAAAVTGKTGIDRYRSGLLPDEKLAFVNALREQGRRVAMVGDGVNDAPSLTGADIGIAVGAGTDIAIDSADIILTQSDLCSVVDAVRLSRRTYGKMKENLWWASGYNLVAIPLAAGVLAPWDIVIGPAFGAVLMSISTVIVALNAQRLKRRDLMV is encoded by the coding sequence ATGGAACACGATCATATGACGCACCATGAACATGCACATGCGCATGACCACTCCGAACATGCGGGGCATGGGCACGGCGGCATGGGACATATGCACCATATGGAGGAGATGCGGCGGCGCTTCATCGTTTCGCTGATCGTCACCGTCCCCATTCTGCTCTTCTCGCCGATGCTGCAGAGCTGGGCCGGTTTCCGCATCGATTTCCCTTACCGCGATGTGGCGACCGCGCTGCTCTCCACCTTCATCTACCTCTACGGCGGCAAACCCTTCCTGACGATGACGCTGGACGAGCTCAAAGCGCGCCGGCCGGGAATGATGACCCTGATATCGATGGCGATCACCGTCGCCTACGGCTACTCCGTCTCCACCCTCTTCTTCCCCGGCGGCAAAGCCTTTTTCTGGGAGCTGGCCACCCTGATCGACGTCATGCTGATCGGCCACTACATCGAAGCCAAAAGCATCCTCGGCGCCTCCAACGCCCTTGAAGACCTCGTACGGCTGATGCCCAAAACGGCAACGCGGCTGAACCGGGACGGCACCTCGGAAAGTGTCGACGTCAGTGCCCTGCAGCCGGGCGACCTCATCCTCGTACGGCCCGGGGAGAACATTGCCGCGGACGGCACGGTCGAAGCGGGGGAGAGCACCGTCAACGAAGCCCTGCTCACGGGAGAGTCCAAACCCGTCTTCAAGACCGCCGGAGCGACGCTCTTCATGGGGGCCCTCAACCTCGACGGTGCCCTGCGCGTCCGTATCGACAAGGCCGGCAGCGAAAGCTACCTGTCGCAGGTGATCGCCCTCGTCAAAGAGGCCCAGCAGAGCCGTTCGCATACCCAGGACCTGGCCAACCGCGCGGCCGGGTGGCTCTTTTATGCCGCGCTCGCCGCGGGGAGTGCCACCTTTGCCGTCTGGGCGGCGCTCGTCTCCCCCGCCGATGCCGTTTTGCGCAGCGTCACCGTCCTCATTATCGCCTGCCCCCACGCCCTGGGCCTCGCCGTACCGCTGGTCGTCGCCATCTCGACGTCGCTCGCGGCGAAATCGGGCATACTGATCCGCAACCGGCAGGCCTTCGAAGCCCTCCGCGGCATCGATACCATCTGCTTTGACAAAACGGGCACCGTCACCGAAGGGCGCCTCGCCGTCACCAGAACAGCCGCCACAGAAGATGACAATACAATGCTCGCCTATGCGGCCGCGCTGGAACGCGACTCCGAGCACAGCATCGCCCGCGCCGTCACCGCCTATGCCGACGCCCAGGGCCTCCGCCCGATGCAGGCCGAGGCCTTCAAGGCGATTCCCGGCATCGGGGCCTCGGCCCAGGTCGACGGGCATGCGGTCATGATCGGCGGCCCGCAGCTCCTTGAGCGCGAGGGCTTTGAGATCCCTCCGCCGCTGCGCCAGTTCGAACAGACGGCCTCGACAACGGTCTGGGTCGTCGTCGACCGCCGCACCGTCGGTGTCATCCTGCTCGATGACAAGATCCGCGACACCTCCGCGGATGCCGTTGCGGCACTCAAATTGCTCGGTATCCGGTCCTGGATGCTGACCGGTGACAACGAAGCCGTCGCCGCCGCCGTCACCGGGAAGACGGGCATCGACCGTTACCGTTCGGGGCTGTTGCCCGATGAAAAACTCGCCTTTGTCAACGCACTCCGGGAGCAGGGCAGACGCGTCGCGATGGTCGGCGACGGGGTCAACGACGCCCCCTCGCTCACCGGGGCCGACATCGGCATCGCGGTGGGCGCCGGTACGGACATCGCCATCGACAGCGCCGACATCATCCTCACGCAAAGCGACCTCTGCAGCGTCGTGGATGCCGTACGGCTTTCACGGCGCACCTACGGCAAGATGAAAGAGAACCTCTGGTGGGCGAGCGGGTACAACCTCGTCGCCATCCCCCTCGCGGCCGGGGTCCTCGCCCCCTGGGACATCGTCATCGGCCCGGCGTTCGGCGCCGTGCTGATGTCCATAAGCACCGTTATCGTCGCGCTCAACGCGCAGCGGCTGAAACGCCGTGACCTGATGGTGTAG